In Streptomyces sp. 71268, the DNA window CCGAGCATAAGGTCACCGAGCAGGCGATCCTCGATGCCGGACTGCCGCACGTCTTCCTGCGCAACGGCTGGTACAACGAGAACTACACCGAGCGCCTGGCGCCCGTCCTCGACCACGGCACCGTGGTGAGCAGCGCGGGCGACGGCCGGGTGGCGTCGGCCGCGCGCGCCGACTACGCGGCGGCGGCCGTCGCCGTACTGACCGAGGACGGTCACGCGGGTGCCGCCTACGAGCTGAGCGGCGACGTGGCCTGGAGCTTCGACGAGTACGCGGCCGAGGTCGCGGCCCAGTCCGGCAAGCCGGTCACGCACTCGGTCGTCACGGCCGCCCAGCATCAGGAGATCCTGACCGGCGCCGGCCTGCCCGAGCCGTTCGCCGCGCTCCTGACCGACGTCGACGCGGCGATCGCGCGCGGGCTGCTGGCGGGCACGAGCGGTGACCTGTCCCGGCTCATCGGTCGCCCGACGACGCCGATCGGCCAGTCCATCGCGGCAGCGCTGGCGTTGCGCTGATCACGTCACCACCCCGAAGCACGGCAGCACCACCGGCCGCCGCCCGCCCCGCCGGCCCGTTTACGCCGCGCGCTCCCGCCCTTTCCGCAGCTCAGCGAGGTGCAGGGCGCGCGGCTCGGGCTGGGGCGACGGGCCGGCGCTTGTCACTCCGGCCCGCATGTCATGACCGTATGGCGATACGGGGCTGACAGACCGACCTCGGCAGCGCTACGTTCTGACCGTCGGCACCCACAGCGGGCAGATCAGGGAGGAAGCGTTGACGTC includes these proteins:
- a CDS encoding SDR family oxidoreductase → MIVVTGATGHLGRLVIEELLAKVAAGELPAGRIAAVVRDRAKAADLAARGVELRIADYSDPQSLTGAFHAGERVLLISGSEVGQRVPQHQAVIDAAKEAGIALLAYTGILGGPNADFELAAEHKVTEQAILDAGLPHVFLRNGWYNENYTERLAPVLDHGTVVSSAGDGRVASAARADYAAAAVAVLTEDGHAGAAYELSGDVAWSFDEYAAEVAAQSGKPVTHSVVTAAQHQEILTGAGLPEPFAALLTDVDAAIARGLLAGTSGDLSRLIGRPTTPIGQSIAAALALR